Genomic DNA from Oncorhynchus mykiss isolate Arlee chromosome 2, USDA_OmykA_1.1, whole genome shotgun sequence:
cgtctggcgacgacgccacctctgaagctgcgaccggcccgtctggcgacgacgccacctctgaagctgcgaccggcccgtctggcgacgacgccacctctgaagctgcgaccggcccgtctggcgacgacgccacctctgaagctgcgaccggcccgtctggcgacgacgccacctctgaagctgcgaccggcccgtctggcgacgacgccacctctgaagctgcgaccggcccgtctggcgacgacgccacctctgaagctgcgaccggcccgtctggcgacgacgccacctctgaagctgcgaccggcccgtctggcgacgacgccacctctgaagctgcgaccggcccgtctggcgacgacgccacctctgaagctgcgaccggcccgtctggcgacgacgccacctctgaagctgcgaccggcccgtctggcgacgacgccacctctgaagctgcgaccggcccgtctggcgacgacgccacctctgaagctgcgaccggcccgtctggcgacgacgccacctctgaagctgcgaccggcccgtctggcgacgacgccacctctgaagctgcgaccggcccgtctggcgacgacgccacctctgaagctgcgaccggcccgtctggcgacgacgccacctctgaagctgcgaccggcccgtctggcgacgacgccacctctgaagctgcgaccggcccgtctggcgacgacgccacctctgaagctgcgaccggcccgtctggcgacgacgccacctctgaagctgcgaccggcccgtctggcgacgacgccacctctgaagctgcgaccggcccgtctggcgacgacgccacctctgaagctgcgaccggcccgtctggcgacgacgccacctctgaagctgcgaccggcccgtctggcgacgacgccacctctgaagctgcgaccggcccgtctggcgacgacgccacctctgaagctgcgaccggcccgtctggcgacgacgccacctctgaagctgcgaccggcccgtctggcgacgacgccacctctgaagctgcgaccggcccgtctggcgacgacgccacctctgaagctgcgaccggcccgtctggcgacgacgccacctctgaagctgcgaccggcccgtctggcgacgacgccacctctgaagctgcgaccggcccgtctggcgacgacgccacctctgaagctgcgaccggcccgtctggcgacgacgccacctctgaagctgcgaccggcccgtctggcgacgacgccacctctgaagctgcgaccggcccgtctggcgacgacgccacctctgaagctgcgaccggcccgtctggcgacgacgccacctctgaagctgcgaccggcccgtctggcgacgacgccacctctgaagctgcgaccggcccgtctggcgacgacgccacctctgaagctgcgaccggcccgtctggcgacgacgccacctctgaagctgcgaccggcccgtctggcgacgacgccacctctgaagctgcgaccggcccgtctggcgacgacgccacctctgaagctgcgaccggcccgtctggcgacgacgccacctctgaagctgcgaccggcccgtctggcgacgacgccacctctgaagctgcgaccggcccgtctggcgacgacgccacctctgaagctgcgaccggcccgtctggcgacgacgccacctctgaagctgcgaccggcccgtctggcgacgacgccacctctgaagctgcgaccggcccgtctggcgacgacgccacctctgaagctgcgaccggcccgtctggcgacgacgccacctctgaagctgcgaccggcccgtctggcgacgacgccacctctgaagctgcgaccggcccgtccggcgacgacgccatggatatctgacgtgggacatgcaagagttcatgggtactctagtccagtgtgtaactgcatttgcttgttttggctcaattaaacattaactgtaatacttgtgtcctctgtattgttttggtggttcctacttggagttgaggtgtatgacctgacttgagtaactggggtgatggcaacatttattttgcattatatccatgcgccagcaatattactcagacccctgtgttttaaattaccaattgacttaagctacatgtgctcagtgttggtccatttatgctagtagcatcacatgatacctcaacagcattttgacgccatttccggtcacaacttgcagacttgtttacgtgttttGTTGCCTACTTTGCTACATGACAACtctacggtttttactttttaattaccgtttatatttttggtttttccctcaattttttcactcgtgtcagggttgcgtcaattcgaatctggtatcaggataaatatcacaatgaggcttttattagctaagcaataagtggtaaatgcaattttcgtatatatgggctctgtcccacctcgcagggcaaaacagaactgacttgttcctgacaaagatatttaatatactctgacagttcctgcttccgagccggcctgtcagagtagactgggcgtggtttagactcacccagcctatcgttgattgttggcgcagaggctggtcccagccccttaagcgcttcagcggtcagtcgttgtagctgtgtagaatatgcagttatcaggcacctggctcctgttatctaacaaaagactgttctgaatgtgccccccccccaactcattgcacagttctgtatttttccatcatgagaaaggcccatggccctgaaactgaacaatggttcaagtcagctatgttgcataacacatacatacatacatccacacaagccaacagcagataatattaaatcacatatggtaacgggctatagtgcataacacagaatcctcatactccggacgctttatctggacatggttcgtcaggacctccaacagccgaagctaagtagtaacattaacatgatgccttctaattgcagtcgctgtactcatacaggagaacgatcgccttacggtgaggatagctgtgctacaagcccagcttcagacgcaatcgttaggcaagggtaatttcagtgtaggaaaggatgaaacagcgtctgtgccaccagtaagtacagatagtaacgttagtataaatcccctcgcacggtccccgcagccggacaactttctcacggtttctggagagaaatgctgtaggaatgctcaaccggtgtcgctcattcagccgacaaacttcaaccggttttccccattaagcagcgagtcggagtcaaaggccgagccttctcttgtctctactcctcccgttacggggtcagagacgccgaagcttcccaccattagctctgacaaattgaaaactctagtcattggcgactccattacccgcagtattagacttaaaacgaataatcagccgacatgtctctggacctactcactgtcacagtcatactctggacctagttttgtcccatggaataaatgttgtggatcttaatgttttccctcataatcctggactatcggaccaccattttattacgtttgcaattgcaacaaataatctgctcagaccccaaccaaggaacatcaaaagtcgtgctataaattcacagacaacacaaagattccttgatgtccttccagactccctctgtctacccaaggacgccagaggacaaaaatcagttaaccacctaactgaggaactcaatttaaccttgcgcaataccctagatgcagttgcacccctaaaaactaaaaacatttctcataagaaactagctccctggtatacagaaaatacccgagctctgaagcaagcttccagaaaattggaacggaaatggcgccacaccaaactggaagtcttccgactagcttggaaagacagtaccgtgcagtatcgaagagcccttgctgctgctcgatcatcctatttttccaacttaattgaggaaaataagaacaatccgaaattcgtttttgatactgtcgcaaagctaactaaaaagcagcattccccaagagaggatggctttcacctcagcagtaataaattcatgaacttctttgaggaaaagatgattattacaaagtaaattacggactcctctttaaatctgcgtattccttcaaagctcagttgtcctgagtctgcacaactctgccaggacctaggatcaagagagacactcaagtgttttagtactatatcccttgacacaatgatgaaaataatcatggcctctaaaccttcaagctccatactggaccctattccaactaaactactgaaagagctgtttcctgtgcttggccctcctatgttgaacataataaacggctctctatccaccggatgtgtaccaaactcactaaaagtggcagtaataaagcctctcttgaaaaagccaaaccttgacccagaaaatataaaaaactatcggcctatatcgaatcttccattcctctcaaaatgtttagaaaaggctgttgcgcagcctctgccttcctcgtcagaggaggagatagaagaaaactgttacagtctctgtgaatggtttgtcctctgacaaatcaactgtaaatttcgatgttcctcaaggttccgttttaggaccactattgattttcactatatattttacctcttggggatgtcattcgaaaacataatgttaactttcactgctatgcggatgacacacagctgaacatttcaatgaaacatggtgaagccccaaaattgccctcgctagaagcatgtgtttcagacataaggaagtggatggctgcaaacgttctacttttaaactcggacaaaacagagatgcttgttctaggtcccaagaaacaaagagatcttctgttgaatctgacaattaatcttaatggctgtacagtcgtctcaaataaaactgtgaaggccctcggcgttactctggaccctgatctctcttttgaagaacatatcaagactgtttcaaggacagcttttttccatctacgtaacattgcaaaaatcaaactttctgtccaaaaattatgcagaaaaatgtatccatgcttttgtcacttctaggttagactactgcaatgctcttactttccggctacccggataaagcactaaataaacttcagttagtgctaaatacggctgctagaatcctgactagaaccccaaaaatatatcatattactccagtgctagcctccctacactggcttcctgtcaaggcaagggctgatttcaaggttttactgctaacctacaaagcattacatgggcttgctcgtacctatctctctgatttggtcctgccgtacatacctacacgtacgctacggtcacaagacgcaggcctcctaattgcttcttccacatcttttggtccctgtctgttttgctctcagtgaagtgctactatccccttggactacaggttattgccgtcataaggtgtgcgtctgtctgttggccggacactttctaccgtttaggacctttgtgggtaaaggtaaagatggggtatagcagcagaagttcctctgaagtccagtatctgctggaagggaacctggtggtacgagaggatgagtgtgggcctgttgtgcttccccctatccctccctcttctctctcactgtctgaaaaacgtaaaacgtggatttgggtacagtgtttatttccccctaatatctttgaagattacacctaaaataattaggaatacttctttctactgctgatctgagaccattagggttaatcattacagatataaatgcaatatatggagtagaaaagattgcctgcccaccaacttgataagaatcaacatatgttctacatggtctatttctatctgaacgtaacaactcaatcaagcttgttaattgatcgttaagccatgtttgtcaggtaaactaaggtcattagtggcctatataagcctcatacaggccatgggaagacattacctgttgataacacagactattttcatgatcatgggaggtgtgagagaattgctgctcgttgtgatgactgtgggggttgtcaaaggttggttcactaatgtttaagggatttgtttggtaaatatgcttaactttataagttgggtattaatatttgactgtctgtatcttccgcgttggtcatcttttattcttcactgctattaatatatgtagctattttgtgtgaactcaacttctgtcaacactttctcctcagtttcttgttaccctgttggaaagtcccagaagcaagatcaagtctctctgcagaggagacttggaggtaagtgtttctttccgcaacccttctagctatgttctttgtcactgtctatggtgctgctgtgtttgacactcattcaacagcatagagtaactcagtctaaataatgttgtcaaaccttaacctacatttttcagagctgtcatcaaatgacgtctccattgtgcatgccctggccttgctccgatccatagggtctgacgctaaacaagccagagaaggtacggcctgaaacatatactttgaaaactgtagggttcatgttgctcaaaattcgattagcaatttggcctagaccgtgtagaacagatgtgttgctgtagaatacccaactgttccttttgttttttctcaagagtatttagagaccaatgaagtagaatcccaagcttctccaaaccatggtagctctccggcaaatgatgccctgtcctctgaggagaagctgaggcgcgtgtcctcggacgacgccgccacctctgaagctgcgaccggcccgtctggcgacgccgccacctctgaagctgcgaccggcccgtctggcgacgccgccacctctgaagctgcgaccggcccgtctggcgacgacgccacctctgaagctgcgaccggcccgtctggcgacgacgccacctctgaagctgcgaccggcccgtctggcgacgccgccacctctgaagctgcgaccggcccgtccggcgacgacgccatggatatctgacgtgggacatgcaagagttcatgggtactctagtccagtgtgtaactgcatttgcttgttttggctcaattaaacattaactgtaatacttgtgtcctctgtattgttttggtggttcctacttggagttgaggtgtatgacctgacttgagtaactggggtgatggcaacatttattttgcattatatccatgcgccagcaatattactcagacccctgtgttttaaattaccaattgacttaagctacatgtgctcagtgttggtccatttatgctagtagcatcacatgatacctcaacagcattttgacgccatttccggtcacaacttgcagattTGTTTACGTGTTTTGTTGCCTACTTTGCTacatgacaactttacggtttttactttttaattaccgtttatatttttggtttttccctcaattttttcactcgtgtcagggttgcgtcaattcgaatctggtatcaggataaatatcacaatgaggcttttattagctaagcagtaagtggtaaatgcaattttcgtatatatgggctctgtcccacctcgcagggcaaaacagaactgacttgttcctgacaaagatatttaatatactctgacagtagttcctgcttccgagccggcctgtcagagtagactgggcgtggtttagactcacccagcctatcgttgattgttggcgcagaggctggtcccagccccttaagcgcttcagcggtcagtcgttgtagctgtgtagaatatgcagttatcaggcacctggctcctgttatctaacaaaagactgttctgaatgtgcccccccccaactcattgcacagttctgtatttttccatcatgagaaaggcccatggccctgaaactgaacaatggttcaagtcagctatgttgcataacacatacatacatccacacaagccaacagcagataatattaaatcacatatggtaacgggctatagtgcataacacagaatcctcatactccggacgctttatctggacatggttcgtcaggacctccaacagccgaagctaagtagtaacattaacatgatgccttctaattgcagtcgctgtactcatacaggagaacgatcgccttacggtgaggatagctgtgctacaagcccagcttcagacgcaatcgttaggcaagggtaatttcagtgtaggaaaggatgaaacagcgtctgtgccaccagtaagtacagatagtaacgttagtataaatcccctcgcacggtccccgcagccggacaactttctcacggtttctggagagaaatgctgtaggaatgctcaaccggtgtcgctcattcagccgacaaacttcaaccggttttccccattaagcagcgagtcggagtcaaaggccgagccttctcttgtctctactcctcccgttacggggtcagagacgccgaagcttcccaccattagctctgacaaattgaaaactctagtcattggcgactccattacccgcagtattagacttaaaacgaataatcagccgacatgtctctggacctactcactgtcacagtcatactctggacctagttttgtcccatggaataaatgttgtggatcttaatgttttccctcataatcctggactatcggaccaccattttattacgtttgcaattgcaacaaataatctgctcagaccccaaccaaggaacatcaaaagtcgtgctataaattcacagacaacacaaagattccttgatgtccttccagactccctctgtctacccaaggacgccagaggacaaaaatcagttaaccacctaactgaggaactcaatttaaccttgcgcaataccctagatgcagttgcacccctaaaaactaaaaacatttctcataagaaactagctccctggtatacagaaaatacccgagctctgaagcaagcttccagaaaattggaacggaaatggcgccacaccaaactggaagtcttccgactagcttggaaagacagtaccgtgcagtatcgaagagcccttgctgctg
This window encodes:
- the LOC118937633 gene encoding polysialoglycoprotein-like — encoded protein: MIMGGVRELLLVVMTVGVVKVSCYPVGKSQKQDQVSLQRRLGELSSNDVSIVHALALLRSIGSDAKQAREEYLETNEVESQASPNHGSSPANDALSSEEKLRRVSSDDAATSEAATGPSGDAATSEAATGPSGDDATSEAATGPSGDDATSEAATGPSGDDATSEAATGPSGDDATSEAATGPSGDDATSEAATGPSGDDATSEAATGPSGDDATSEAATGPSGDDATSEAATGPSGDDATSEAATGPSGDDATSEAATGPSGDDATSEAATGPSGDDATSEAATGPSGDDATSEAATGPSGDDATSEAATGPSGDDATSEAATGPSGDDATSEAATGPSGDDATSEAATGPSGDDATSEAATGPSGDDATSEAATGPSGDDATSEAATGPSGDDATSEAATGPSGDDATSEAATGPSGDDATSEAATGPSGDDATSEAATGPSGDDATSEAATGPSGDDATSEAATGPSGDDATSEAATGPSGDDATSEAATGPSGDDATSEAATGPSGDDATSEAATGPSGDDATSEAATGPSGDDATSEAATGPSGDDATSEAATGPSGDDATSEAATGPSGDDATSEAATGPSGDDATSEAATGPSGDDATSEAATGPSGDD